In bacterium, the genomic window GCATTGAGTGACCCACCTAAGCTTTTAGAAAAAGAAGCAATTTTTTTAGATAAATCCCCTTTATAAAATTCTTTAGCGCCACCTGTTTTAATATTTTCCAGTGTTGTGGCCAAATCAGTTTGAGTAATTGACGATTTCCCGTTATTTAACGGATCTACAAACACAGCCGTGGCGGCATCGTTAAATTTGTCTTTGCTGTCGTTAATTTTATTTTTAAGTGAAATTTTGGCCAAAATTCCCTTTTTAGCAAGATCGATGGCAGGATCAATAAGTGCTGGCCACGAAGCTTTGCGCCATTTGTTATGAATTTCTTCCATGCCGGCTACAAAGCCGGGAGTAGCTACCGACTGAATACCGCTTTCAACCGGTTTAGAAACTTTTAAAGAAGCAGGAGCGGCCTCGCGGTAATCAATAAAATAATAACGGTTTTCCGATTTTTGATAATAAAGCAAAAAACCACCACCACCCAAACCAGAGTTTTGGGGCTCTAACACCGCCAAGGCAAAGGCTGTGGCAATTGCGGCATCGGCAGCCGAACCGCCATTTTCCATCACCTTTAATCCAATGCGGCTGGCCGTGGGGTGTGCCGATACAACGGCTGCTTGATAAGCGTGTGCGTTAAGAGAGGTAAAAAGTAAAAGAGCAAAAAAATATTTTTTCATAGTCAGATTTTTTAGATGTGTTTATAACAAATAGTTCAAAATGAACGCCCTTTCAATTGATAATGTAAAAAAAATTTACGGCGCTGGCAGTGCCGGCACTGATGGTGGCGTAGCTGCCCTTAAAGGGGTGAGCCTTACGGTTCCACAAGGTCAGTTTTTTGGGCTTTTGGGCCCTAACGGTGCTGGTAAGTCCACTTTAATTCATTCCATTGTAGGCTTGGCCAAGTTATCTTCGGGTTCAATTTCTGTTTTTGGACATGATGTCAGTCGTTCTCCTTTATCTGCCCACCAGACCATTGGTTTTGCCCCGCAGGATATGAACCTGGACCGTTTTTTTTCTATCCGCAAAACGCTGATGTATCAAGCCGGTTTTTATGGTATTCCCCGTGCCCAGCGGGCGAGTCTTGCCGATCAGTATCTCGAAGAATTTGGTCTTACAGAAAAAGCCGACGTTCCTTATTATCGTCTTTCGGGTGGCATGCAAAAACGACTTCTTATTGCCAAAGCAGTAATCACTCAACCCAAATTACTTATTTTAGATGAGCCTACAGCCGGTGTGGATGTGGAGCAGCGGCATCATCTGTGGGATTATTTGCGTAAACTTAATAAAGCGGGTACCACCATCATTCTTACCACGCATTATATCGATGAAGCCGAGGAGCTTTGCGACACAATTGGCGTGATTCATTTGGGAGAAATCCGTGAGATGGGAAAACCAAAAGAGCTCATCGATAAATACTGCGAAAAGAAAGTGACCGTGCGCACCAATACCGAGCCTCATCA contains:
- a CDS encoding ABC transporter ATP-binding protein — encoded protein: MNALSIDNVKKIYGAGSAGTDGGVAALKGVSLTVPQGQFFGLLGPNGAGKSTLIHSIVGLAKLSSGSISVFGHDVSRSPLSAHQTIGFAPQDMNLDRFFSIRKTLMYQAGFYGIPRAQRASLADQYLEEFGLTEKADVPYYRLSGGMQKRLLIAKAVITQPKLLILDEPTAGVDVEQRHHLWDYLRKLNKAGTTIILTTHYIDEAEELCDTIGVIHLGEIREMGKPKELIDKYCEKKVTVRTNTEPHQELFKECDFKVHVEGRDIVAYGPHAGKMTDALYRIIHQAPNIQIDDLHVDRGTLEDVFLKITGRKLDK